A genomic stretch from Strix aluco isolate bStrAlu1 chromosome 12, bStrAlu1.hap1, whole genome shotgun sequence includes:
- the RORA gene encoding nuclear receptor ROR-alpha isoform X2 — translation MMCFVLAAMKAQIEIIPCKICGDKSSGIHYGVITCEGCKGFFRRSQQSNATYSCPRQKNCLIDRTSRNRCQHCRLQKCLAVGMSRDAVKFGRMSKKQRDSLYAEVQKHRMQQQQRDHQQQPGEAEPLTPTYNITTNGLTELHDDLSNYIDGHTPEGSKADSAVSSFYLDIQPSPDQSGLDINGIKPEPICDYTPASGFFPYCSFTNGETSPTVSMAELEHLAQNISKSHMETCQYLREELQQITWQTFLQEEIENYQNKQREVMWQLCAVKITEAIQYVVEFAKRIDGFMELCQNDQIVLLKAGSLEVVFIRMCRAFDSQNNTVYFDGKYASPEVFKSLGCEDFISFVFEFGKSLCSMHLTEDEIALFSAFVLMSADRSWLQEKVKIEKLQQKIQLALQHVLQKNHREDGILTKLICKVSTLRALCGRHTEKLMAFKAIYPDIVRLHFPPLYKELFTSEFEPAMQIDG, via the exons CTCAAATTGAAATTATTCCATGCAAGATCTGTGGAGACAAATCATCAGGAATCCATTATGGTGTCATTACATGTGAAGGCTGCAAG GGCTTTTTCAGGAGAAGTCAGCAAAGCAATGCTACGTACTCCTGTCCTCGTCAAAAGAACTGTTTGATTGACCGAACTAGTAGAAACCGCTGCCAACACTGTCGATTACAGAAATGCCTTGCTGTGGGGATGTCTCGAGATG CTGTAAAGTTTGGTCGAATGTCAAAAAAGCAGAGGGACAGCCTGTACGCGGAGGTGCAGAAACATcggatgcagcagcagcagcgagatCATCAGCAGCAACCAGGAGAGGCAGAACCACTAACACCAACATACAATATCACCACCAATGGGTTAACAGAGCTACATGATGACCTCAGTAATTACATTGATGGGCATACCCCTGAAGGTAGCAAAGCAGACTCTGCAGTTAGCAGCTTCTACTTAGACATACAGCCTTCTCCAGATCAGTCGGGTCTTGATATTAATGGAATCAAACCAGAACCAATATGTGACTACACACCAGCATCGGGCTTCTTCCCTTATTGTTCTTTTACAAATGGGGAGACCTCTCCAACTGTGTCCATGGCAGAATTAG AACATCTTGCACAGAATATTTCCAAGTCACACATGGAAACTTGCCAGTACTTGAGAGAGGAGTTACAGCAGATAACATGGCAGACTTTTCTGCAGGAAGAAATTGAGAACTACCAGAACAAG CAAAGGGAGGTAATGTGGCAGTTATGCGCAGTCAAAATAACAGAAGCTATACAGTATGTAGTGGAATTTGCCAAACGCATTGATGGCTTTATGGAACTGTGTCAAAACGATCAAATTGTGCTTTTAAAAGCAG GGTCTTTAGAGGTTGTGTTCATCAGAATGTGCCGTGCCTTTGACTCCCAGAACAACACAGTCTACTTTGATGGCAAGTACGCTAGCCCAGAGGTTTTCAAGTCCTTAG GTTGTGAAGACTTCATTagttttgtgtttgaatttgGAAAAAGTTTATGTTCTATGCACCTGACAGAAGATGAGATAGCTTTGTTTTCTGCGTTTGTTTTAATGTCGGCAG ATCGCTCATGGCTTCAGGAGAAAGTAAAAATTGAAAAACTCCAACAGAAGATCCAGCTAGCACTTCAGCATGTCCTACAGAAGAACCACCGAGAAGATGGAATTCTAACAAAG TTAATATGCAAAGTGTCTACTTTAAGAGCACTGTGTGGACGACATACAGAAAAGCTTATGGCATTTAAAGCAATATACCCAGACATTGTACGACTTCATTTTCCTCCACTTTACAAGGAGTTGTTCACTTCAGAATTTGAGCCAGCGATGCAAATTGATGGGTAA
- the RORA gene encoding nuclear receptor ROR-alpha isoform X3, which produces MRNQEFRAQIEIIPCKICGDKSSGIHYGVITCEGCKGFFRRSQQSNATYSCPRQKNCLIDRTSRNRCQHCRLQKCLAVGMSRDAVKFGRMSKKQRDSLYAEVQKHRMQQQQRDHQQQPGEAEPLTPTYNITTNGLTELHDDLSNYIDGHTPEGSKADSAVSSFYLDIQPSPDQSGLDINGIKPEPICDYTPASGFFPYCSFTNGETSPTVSMAELEHLAQNISKSHMETCQYLREELQQITWQTFLQEEIENYQNKQREVMWQLCAVKITEAIQYVVEFAKRIDGFMELCQNDQIVLLKAGSLEVVFIRMCRAFDSQNNTVYFDGKYASPEVFKSLGCEDFISFVFEFGKSLCSMHLTEDEIALFSAFVLMSADRSWLQEKVKIEKLQQKIQLALQHVLQKNHREDGILTKLICKVSTLRALCGRHTEKLMAFKAIYPDIVRLHFPPLYKELFTSEFEPAMQIDG; this is translated from the exons CTCAAATTGAAATTATTCCATGCAAGATCTGTGGAGACAAATCATCAGGAATCCATTATGGTGTCATTACATGTGAAGGCTGCAAG GGCTTTTTCAGGAGAAGTCAGCAAAGCAATGCTACGTACTCCTGTCCTCGTCAAAAGAACTGTTTGATTGACCGAACTAGTAGAAACCGCTGCCAACACTGTCGATTACAGAAATGCCTTGCTGTGGGGATGTCTCGAGATG CTGTAAAGTTTGGTCGAATGTCAAAAAAGCAGAGGGACAGCCTGTACGCGGAGGTGCAGAAACATcggatgcagcagcagcagcgagatCATCAGCAGCAACCAGGAGAGGCAGAACCACTAACACCAACATACAATATCACCACCAATGGGTTAACAGAGCTACATGATGACCTCAGTAATTACATTGATGGGCATACCCCTGAAGGTAGCAAAGCAGACTCTGCAGTTAGCAGCTTCTACTTAGACATACAGCCTTCTCCAGATCAGTCGGGTCTTGATATTAATGGAATCAAACCAGAACCAATATGTGACTACACACCAGCATCGGGCTTCTTCCCTTATTGTTCTTTTACAAATGGGGAGACCTCTCCAACTGTGTCCATGGCAGAATTAG AACATCTTGCACAGAATATTTCCAAGTCACACATGGAAACTTGCCAGTACTTGAGAGAGGAGTTACAGCAGATAACATGGCAGACTTTTCTGCAGGAAGAAATTGAGAACTACCAGAACAAG CAAAGGGAGGTAATGTGGCAGTTATGCGCAGTCAAAATAACAGAAGCTATACAGTATGTAGTGGAATTTGCCAAACGCATTGATGGCTTTATGGAACTGTGTCAAAACGATCAAATTGTGCTTTTAAAAGCAG GGTCTTTAGAGGTTGTGTTCATCAGAATGTGCCGTGCCTTTGACTCCCAGAACAACACAGTCTACTTTGATGGCAAGTACGCTAGCCCAGAGGTTTTCAAGTCCTTAG GTTGTGAAGACTTCATTagttttgtgtttgaatttgGAAAAAGTTTATGTTCTATGCACCTGACAGAAGATGAGATAGCTTTGTTTTCTGCGTTTGTTTTAATGTCGGCAG ATCGCTCATGGCTTCAGGAGAAAGTAAAAATTGAAAAACTCCAACAGAAGATCCAGCTAGCACTTCAGCATGTCCTACAGAAGAACCACCGAGAAGATGGAATTCTAACAAAG TTAATATGCAAAGTGTCTACTTTAAGAGCACTGTGTGGACGACATACAGAAAAGCTTATGGCATTTAAAGCAATATACCCAGACATTGTACGACTTCATTTTCCTCCACTTTACAAGGAGTTGTTCACTTCAGAATTTGAGCCAGCGATGCAAATTGATGGGTAA